Proteins encoded in a region of the Leishmania panamensis strain MHOM/PA/94/PSC-1 chromosome 7 sequence genome:
- a CDS encoding hypothetical protein (TriTrypDB/GeneDB-style sysID: LpmP.07.0320) has protein sequence MSFSPCSVVASPEAYTKALLHCYKYPAQPVMGMLVGKRLNDDAGAAAQSTGSPNSTHPSLGAASGASSSVCYVSDAVPLFHTLPMTAPHPMLEVAYAHVQYASKTTGQSLLGVYIANERLMDSCISPVTKTMLEALQARMPSNTKLLVWFVSNEYLTSPPMGLAITCLTVDRCSCNKAISLPSQASMDELMTFGRWNSDTLAPEATISEEGVMESVSNALDAFAHYRITDLEDHLEDPSITYLEQPLMALMTRK, from the coding sequence ATGTCATTCTCACCTTGCAGCGTCGTGGCCTCGCCGGAGGCTTATAccaaggcgctgctgcactgctaCAAGTATCCAGCGCAGCCAGTTATGGGCATGCTCGTCGGAAAGCGACTGAACGACGACgcaggcgcggcggcgcaaagCACTGGAAGCCCCAACAGCACTCACCCCAGCTTGGGCGCCGCCAGCGGAGCGTCTTCTAGCGTGTGCTACGTCTCCGACGCTGTTCCACTTTTCCACACGCTGCCCATGACGGCGCCACATCCAATGCTGGAGGTCGCCTACGCGCATGTGCAGTACGCCTCCAAGACGACGGGGCAGTCGCTGCTCGGCGTGTACATCGCGAACGAGCGCCTCATGGATAGCTGCATCTCGCCGGTCACCAAGACGATGCTGGAGGCACTGCAGGCCCGCATGCCGTCGAACACGAAGCTACTCGTCTGGTTTGTGAGTAACGAGTACCTCACCTCGCCGCCCATGGGGTTGGCGATCACGTGCCTGACGGTGGATCGGTGCTCGTGCAACAAGGCCAtctcgctgccgtcgcaaGCCTCCATGGATGAGCTGATGACGTTTGGCCGCTGGAACTCCGACACACTCGCGCCGGAGGCGACGATATCGGAGGAGGGCGTCATGGAGAGTGTGTCGAATGCGTTGGACGCTTTCGCGCACTACCGCATCACCGACCTGGAGGATCACCTTGAGGATCCCTCCATCACCTACCTGGAGCAGCCCCTGATGGCACTCATGACGCGCAAGTAG
- a CDS encoding hypothetical protein (TriTrypDB/GeneDB-style sysID: LpmP.07.0330) produces MEYEQVEYCRRVVTGAILSQDINDYYNLLSPQVLLVTHFPYPSTSASSNMQAVQRWVRMSEPQHIAAVDAAATFAVSAATAADRGYANTNAKSKGKPAAVAPVGTTGAGGVRSQKRRVRELLRRQEQWRITQQQRYDTFRKRRDRHHRCAADGEDNGVGSADGSDGGGRVGAAVAAAASGRVTVDGCGAPAAPQPQQPQTSADKHLRVGSVGKSNSARCNAPNSGGSATAALTVRFVDGVRWFQQQQRQQQQRQQQQQAQAQTQPPQQRTGSGLLLSSNASTAAAPAGAAAAQTRPAPHSNPIPYEDAAVITEGKLLVSYRFFQLLHWVSFSDGKTAPPTHIAPIEVDIQLRKDILQEDEVLTPPPPPATAQEAYSQLGRQHTERNQALSCIRVVWGADYLLFADTIFLDDGLIVTIHRRMLTVPEVLARAAPGIPLSLQVSCNLAPGPGTQPQTQSSEKGGATSLPAGQGGPTYERGPDLSVARPEQVYHAVEAFYGLTATRIDACSNAWEHLDFSFVEAAEPSMLLRLTPVSGRVHISLPPRATSDPRLVQSIFLNQENDPTKPKQSPSNRTLIKARNKHGEEEAYEFRTQKNCLSFYEDGTSGGAGGSDANAFGVGGGAGAQQRSKNKNSSGDGAAGVTRYDASCVRVSGCHLQAKMDQLVPVLRHLVANCLLTLHSLDLSQNDISSLPDLRVLPLQSLKLHGNAIADWRVVEMQVAPLPYLSILTLHGNPIAEDTKIRAVAGRSGKAAVRDAHCKDPVDRAIREDRGDGDSGYWKRLLALLLRNPDRVAPLRQVDFVTLTSQDYHVAGAYEMFTTGQAGVLAKARSMMSNRTQMQPAGATM; encoded by the coding sequence ATGGAGTACGAACAGGTGGAGTACTGTCGCCGTGTTGTGACGGGGGCAATTCTGTCGCAGGACATCAACGACTACTACAatttgctctctccccagGTGCTTCTGGTGACACACTTCCCCTACCCGTCtaccagcgccagcagcaatatgcaggcagtgcagcggtgggTGCGCATGTCGGAGCCGCAGCATATTGCTGccgtcgacgctgccgctactTTTGCTGTGAGTGCTGCTACAGCGGCTGACAGAGGGTACGCCAATACGAATGCGAAGAGCAAGGGCAAgcccgctgccgttgctccGGTTGGCACTACTGGAGCGGGTGGCGTTCGAAGCCAGAAGCGGCGCGTACGCGAGCTGTTGCGGCGTCAAGAGCAGTGGAGGAtcacccagcagcagcggtatgATACCTTCCGCAAGCGTCGCGatcgtcatcatcgctgtGCCGCCGACGGTGAGGACAACGGCGTAGGCAGCGCTGACGGTAGTGACGGGGGTGGCCGAgtcggtgctgcagtcgctgccgctgcaagTGGAAGGGTCACTGTCGATGGATGCGGTgcaccagctgcaccgcagcccCAACAGCCGCAAACGAGCGCAGACAAGCATCTTCGAGTAGGTTCCGTTGGCAAGTCAAACTCAGCGCGTTGCAACGCCCCCAACAGTGGGGgaagcgccactgccgctttAACTGTGCGTTTTGTTGACGGCGTTCGTTGgttccagcagcagcagcggcagcagcagcagcggcagcagcagcagcaagcccAGGCGCAGACAcaaccaccacagcagcgtaCAGGGTCGGGTCTTCTCCTGTCTTCCAATGCATCcacggcagccgctcctgcaggcgccgccgcggcgcagacTCGGCCTGCACCCCACAGCAACCCGATCCCGTACGAGGACGCTGCCGTCATAACAGAGGGTAAGCTGCTTGTCTCGTACCGCTTCTTCCAGCTGTTGCACTGGGTGTCGTTCTCAGACGGCaagacggcgccgccgaccCACATTGCCCCCATCGAGGTCGACATCCAGTTGCGGAAAGACATCCTGCAGGAGGATGAGGTGTTgaccccgcccccgcccccggcAACGGCGCAGGAGGCGTACAGCCAGCTTGGCCGGCAACATACAGAGCGCAACCAGGCACTTAGCTGCATACGTGTTGTCTGGGGCGCCGACTACCTCCTCTTCGCGGACACGATCTTCTTGGACGACGGCCTCATCGTAACAATACACCGCAGGATGCTGACAGTGCCTGAGGTGCTCGCCCGCGCGGCGCCGGGCATACCGCTGTCCTTGCAGGTATCGTGCAATCTGGCGCCAGGGCCGGggacgcagccgcagacgcAGTCCTccgagaagggaggggcTACCTCTCTCCCAGCGGGACAGGGAGGCCCCACATATGAGCGTGGGCCGGATCTCTCGGTGGCGCGCCCGGAGCAGGTGTATCACGCCGTCGAGGCATTTTATGGATTGACAGCCACTCGGATCGACGCGTGCAGTAACGCGTGGGAGCACCTCGACTTCTCCTTCgtcgaagcagcggagccgtcgatgctgctgcgactgACGCCCGTCTCGGGGCGTGTGCACATCAGCCTGCCGCCCCGTGCCACCTCTGATCCTCGGCTCGTCCAGAGCATCTTCCTGAACCAAGAGAACGACCCCACGAAGCCCAAACAGTCGCCCTCGAACCGCACACTCATCAAGGCACGCAACAAGCAtggtgaagaggaggcgtACGAGTTCCGGACGCAGAAGAActgcctctccttctacGAGGACGGCACCAGTGGTGGAGCCGGGGGCAGTGATGCAAACGCGTtcggtgttggtggtggcgcaggtgctcagcagcgcagcaagaATAAGAACTcgagcggcgacggcgccgctggtgtgACGCGGTACGATGCGTCTTGTGTGCGAGTGTCGGGCTGCCACCTGCAGGCGAAAATGGACCAGCTGGtaccggtgctgcgccatcTTGTTGCGAACTGCCTCCTCACGCTGCACTCCCTCGACCTTAGCCAGAACGACATATCGTCCCTACCAGACCTGCGCGTACTGCCGCTTCAGAGCCTGAAACTCCATGGCAACGCCATCGCTGACTGGCGCGTCGTTGAGATGCAggtcgcaccgctgccgtacCTTTCCATCCTCACCCTGCACGGCAACCCGATCGCGGAGGACACGAAGATAAGAGCTGTAGCCGGTCGCAGCGGCAAGGCGGCCGTGCGGGATGCGCACTGCAAAGACCCCGTCGACCGAGCTATCAGGGAGGACCGAGGGGATGGCGACTCCGGCTACTGGAAGCGActcctggcgctgctgctacgcaACCCGGATCgcgtggcaccgctgcggcaggttGACTTTGTGACCCTCACGAGCCAAGACTACCACGTGGCAGGCGCGTACGAAATGTTCACGACGGGCCAAGCGGGCGTGCTGGCCAAGGCGCGGTCGATGATGAGCAACCGAACACAGATGCAGCCAGCAGGCGCGACGATGTAG
- a CDS encoding paraflagellar rod protein-like protein (TriTrypDB/GeneDB-style sysID: LpmP.07.0340), whose protein sequence is MYPERRPYATAVPHSGYRAKPLVPQPPKDALAMLRSHIGYDDLQRDGGDQPVSSLRTAAGRTYLADGSSAPSLPQSAAAQKLLPFPDRSSQEALDAARLQAPIEYASLVYHGCQQAALNAELREKVEAHHKRWSARVEKIQSLVAELPIESAVDHTRGVESLHSYLEAYRCTEDMPLTPADVVERHVLRTPVPEVDVMSQMPVIPMDAMRRALDDLLRSPYLLAPLDTHLTQLSLLDKLGQLLWSSEGEVAAREAERPRIQRGAARNGCAVGQGGETGAVVQAKGTAVEDGEEDIYPSRAAVALHERLHYSPGDYARRELKKSEEALRELQTRVQTVKRQKEEAIDAADPLTALRNLHAQVDFSNDLLLLYKARMALVSLHSDDTRDFRREVVDLIDDSHQAVQAVHKYAMEALPSVQHDVRVLTEVVRQTQEQLTAMQATEAATDTSMRAHLGDMDKAARALWEEVSALLIKITDNARERGRYAQQCMSLREQRAKEAAMVHAQLQAQSAHLECLCHCEDVLARWNQAGDVLGKYVDACVPKLLKHLAAVEEGDADLAQREAEEYVGYYEQFVYAAEEARAKRCTQADRMRLLQRSTLLSQERASDTMDPDAAAHDQRMTDVTRELDEVRLYLQYVSDMEADRKAEVDPVLKGVLLRHTQAQLLTSDKEDEAEKPLPTPGLLEDAPARATGDAKPSLAVPSTAVVATKNTDGDSAMVAGDGVGFATASAPTTATASTVPPLSTTVAHPFITARLIGLAHESSYLSQQGRLVDQEMQAVEEKWTGLRHSREELRTMEANYKNGDHIRALLGLDTP, encoded by the coding sequence ATGTACCCAGAGAGGCGACCGTATGCAACAGCCGTGCCGCATAGCGGATACCGAGCGAAGCCGCTCGTCCCGCAGCCACCGAAGGATGCACTAGCAATGCTGCGCTCACACATCGGCTACGATGACCTGCagcgcgacggtggcgatCAGCCAGTTTCGTCCctgcgcacggcggcggggcGCACTTACCTCGCGGACGGCAGCTCGGCACCGTCATTACCGcagtcggcagcagcgcagaagctGTTGCCTTTCCCCGATCGGAGCTCGCAGGAGGCACTTGACGCGGCGCGTCTGCAGGCCCCAATCGAGTACGCGTCTTTGGTGTACCATGGCTGTCAGCAGGCTGCCTTGAATGCGGAGTTAcgggagaaggtggaggctCACCACAAGCGCTGGTCCGCCCGTGTGGAGAAGATCCAGTCTCTCGTGGCCGAGCTTCCGATAGAGAGCGCGGTGGACCACACGCGTGGGGTGGAGAGTCTGCACTCGTACCTCGAGGCCTACAGGTGCACCGAGGACATGCCACTCACGCCAGCCGATGTGGTGGAGCGGCACGTGCTGCGCACACCGGTGCCGGAGGTGGACGTCATGTCTCAGATGCCGGTGATCCCGATGGACGCGATGCGGCGCGCGCTGGATGACTTGCTGCGATCGCCGTAcctgctggcgccgctggatACGCATCTGACGCAGTTGAGCCTGCTGGACAAGCTggggcagctgctgtggtccagcgagggcgaggtggcggccCGTGAAGCGGAGAGGCCACGGATTCAGCGAGGGGCTGCTCGTAACGGTTGCGCGGTGGGCCAAGGTGGGGAGACtggggcggtggtgcaggccAAGGgaacggcggtggaggacggTGAGGAGGACATCTACCCCTCccgcgccgccgttgcgctGCACGAGCGCCTGCACTACAGTCCCGGCGACTACGCGCGGCGAGAGCTGAAGAAGTCCGAGGAGGCGCTTCGTGAGTTGCAGACCCGCGTACAGACGGTCAAGCgccagaaagaggaggccaTCGACGCGGCTGACCCGCTCACCGCCCTGCGCAACCTTCACGCCCAGGTGGACTTCTCTAACGACCTTCTCCTACTCTACAAGGCTCGAATGGCCCTCGTCTCGCTGCACTCGGACGACACACGCGACTTTCGCCGCGAAGTAGTGGACCTGATTGACGACAGCCATCAAGCAGTGCAGGCAGTGCACAAGTATGCCATGGAGGCGCTGCCCAGCGTGCAGCACGATGTCAGGGTCCTGACGGAGGTCGTTCGGCAgacgcaggagcagctgacCGCCATGCAGGCGACAGAGGCTGCGACCGACACGAGTATGCGGGCCCACCTGGGTGACATGGACAAGGCCGCCCGTGCACTATGGGAAGAGGTAAGTGCGCTGCTCATAAAAATCACTGACAATGCACGCGAGCGCGGCCGCTACGCACAGCAGTGCATGTCGCTGCGTGAGCAGCGTGCCAAGGAGGCAGCGATGGTACATGCTCAGCTGCAGGCACAGTCAGCTCATCTTGAGTGTCTGTGCCACTGCGAGGATGTACTGGCGCGTTGGAATCAGGCCGGTGACGTGCTCGGCAAGTATGTGGATGCCTGCGTGccgaagctgctgaagcaccTCGCGGCAGTCGAGGAGGGCGATGCCGACCTCGCCCAGCGTGAGGCGGAGGAATACGTCGGCTACTATGAGCAGTTTGTGTACGCGGCTGAGGAGGCCAGGGCGAAGCGGTGCACCCAGGCAGACCGCATGcggctcctgcagcgcagcactcTGCTCAGCCAAGAGCGCGCGAGTGACACGATGGATcccgacgccgctgcgcatgatCAGCGCATGACAGACGTCACACGCGAGCTGGACGAGGTGCGGCTGTACCTACAGTATGTGTCCGACATGGAGGCGGACCGGAAGGCCGAGGTGGACCCGGTGCTGAAGGGTGtcctgctgcggcacacgcAAGCCCAATTGCTCACGTCTGACaaggaggacgaggctgAGAAGCCGCTTCCCACGCCAGGCCTGCTGGAGGACGCGCCTGCTAGAGCTACAGGCGATGCCAAGCCATCCCTGGCCGTGCCCTCGACGGCCGTTGTGGCCACTAAGAACACCGACGGCGATTCGGCAATGGTAGCAGGTGACGGCGTTGGCTTCGCAACCGCCAGCGCCCCTACCACGGCTACCGCCTCCActgttcctcctctctcgacCACGGTTGCTCACCCCTTCATCACTGCCCGCCTGATCGGCTTGGCGCACGAGAGCAGCTACCTCTCTCAACAAGGGCGATTGGTGGATCAAGAGAtgcaggcggtggaggagaagtggaCGGGGCTGCGCCACAgccgcgaggagctgcgaaCGATGGAGGCAAATTACAAGAACGGTGACCACATCCGTGCACTGCTCGGTCTGGACACGCCGTAG
- a CDS encoding hypothetical protein (TriTrypDB/GeneDB-style sysID: LpmP.07.0350) — translation MRREWKFALQFVHQAGQLLVQCSPHWEYEFIDVGRTAVGLARHERPPAQADSTAMFTVLSYTDRHLAVVQQPDGATTAPPLGASVPLRQPSRSRGSLSTSPAAASSGDQDAAQHSFPSSYDIGEPSQIASTVADNRVDGDAWWVEKSKVVELIYCHPSSSVGLEGFCKRCVQFTLRDPHVTSVDGDTRLAQLQMGDKLRCTHRLGGHHRSFQLRYTLRDRSKLQESYVYAIGSIVGQRGYLLRVRCTDAEELEGYVRKVLLPAYTTPGRAQFGVDVTYHNVPPTALLSEQQEAFGELQYVDHKAAIVFVTPLYPMQALLDYSPAKTVGVGSITCLTLKLSVHERLLDDTVAAEITGVAKYKVSPIIMCVEVEEVSRMGYPKVMSTEQYSELKAARIAEVFPDAKMVGLPTNLCMGDRTGRMRTMTFAYEPLHCVVKALIASTLVGNLGVTALYIAKLSGGVFDAHLYVFQQLLAGMEYLPQNNFEMSARVSRYRARNIRLMEEDVIHAYSNDKHLSSEVPLPGQCVISGSPSSLSTATAASLHPTMFVSRDPRVVAAARERHLHFLSLGNDGRVEGGIEAVVPPEEGGIVPTRRSVSAANTNGGGLHDHGGRQRGSKADGTGTLDTEATRTSLFSASMLTTSLDSGTFMAVAPAASAFTAADKAGDSADEGMHDPSDADFSSSAHSNSRISVANISHLLESGSPSLAGDHNDSEDAMSGAMGDAHDVSACSRVEAFDSVTLAGATTAVSASAAPTAESVAGSHLPASITSEGGGDVGTGTTVHCQSGSSSSALVPSHLSSAATDAGAREPLVTPLVTSASALPTTKLSEVSGGAGGDSDAVRCSLDEAEKWGTTPVPEACEGDTTAAARLEQQQLYKQLIGSVAPAVQQALREAEGGTLYGPSLRDVYARCCEAQQCRPNSYLMLKLPVQPEFTYSIEEIDLSANYVGHNGFVAVLHLLEHLPRLRVVYFNNMALDNVDAESLCYVLATNHTVREVHLEHNPGISLPSVRHFTALLRMNRRIEVLRLAGTRLSPTLIVKLEEEASHSRD, via the coding sequence ATGCGGCGGGAGTGGAAGTTTGCTCTCCAATTTGTCCATCAGGCAGGTCAGCTCCTCGTTCAGTGCTCCCCGCACTGGGAGTACGAGTTCATCGACGTGGGTAGGACGGCGGTGGGACTGGCGCGACATGAGCGGCCGCCGGCGCAGGCGGACTCAACGGCGATGTTTACAGTGCTTTCCTACACGGACCGACACCTcgcagtggtgcagcagcctgATGGTGCGACAACTGCCCCCCCGCTAGGCGccagcgtgccgctgcgtcagCCAAGCAGGAGTAGAGGCAGTCTCAGCACGAGCCCTGCCGCAGCTAGCAGTGGGGACCAggacgcagcgcagcactcTTTCCCGAGCTCGTACGACATCGGCGAGCCCTCACAGATAGCGTCAACAGTCGCGGACAACCgcgtcgacggcgacgcgtgGTGGGTAGAGAAGTcgaaggtggtggagctgaTCTACTGTCACCCTTCGTCAAGCGTGGGCCTCGAGGGGTTCTGCAAGCGCTGTGTGCAGTTTACCCTGCGTGACCCCCACGTCACGAGCGTCGACGGCGACACAcggctggcgcagctgcagatgGGCGACAAGCTTCGCTGTACCCACCGGCTAggcggccaccaccgctccttTCAGCTTCGCTACACACTGCGCGATCGCTCCAAGTTGCAGGAGAGCTACGTATACGCGATCGGCTCCATCGTCGGGCAGCGCGGCTACTTGCTCCGCGTGCGGTGCACGGAcgccgaggagctggagggcTACGTGCGGAAGGTGCTTCTACCAGCGTACACGACACCAGGACGGGCACAGTTCGGCGTCGACGTCACCTACCACAACGTCCCCCCCACGGCCTTGCTcagcgagcagcaggaggcgtTCGGCGAGCTGCAGTACGTGGACCACAAGGCAGCCATCGTCTTTGTGACTCCGCTGTACCCGATGCAGGCGCTACTCGACTACTCGCCGGCGAAGACGGTTGGCGTGGGGTCCATCACATGCCTCACCCTGAAGCTTAGTGTACACGAGCGGCTGCTCGATGACACTGTCGCGGCGGAGATTACTGGGGTCGCCAAGTACAAGGTCAGCCCTATCATCATGTgcgtcgaggtggaggaggtgtcCCGCATGGGGTACCCGAAGGTGATGTCGACCGAGCAGTACAGTGAGCTGAAGGCGGCCCGCATTGCGGAGGTGTTTCCGGACGCAAAAATGGTGGGGCTCCCGACAAATCTCTGTATGGGTGACCGCACAGGGCGCATGCGCACTATGACCTTCGCCTACGAGCCGCTTCACTGCGTCGTCAAGGCGCTCATCGCCTCAACCCTTGTCGGTAACTTAGGTGTGACGGCGCTCTACATCGCGAAGCTCAGTGGTGGTGTTTTCGATGCCCACCTCTACGTGTTTCAGCAACTCCTGGCTGGGATGGAGTACCTGCCGCAGAATAACTTCGAGATGAGCGCGCGCGTTAGTCGTTACCGGGCGCGAAACATTCGTCtcatggaggaggacgtcATACACGCATACAGCAACGACAAgcacctcagcagcgaggTCCCACTCCCGGGACAGTGCGTCATATCAGGCTCGCCGTCTTCGCTGTCGACCGCCACggccgcgtcgctgcaccCGACGATGTTCGTCTCCAGGGATCCGCGCGTCGTGGCCGCGGCCCGCGAGCGCCACCTtcactttctctcgcttGGCAACGACGGCCGCGTCGAAGGCGGCATCGAagcagtggtgccgccaGAGGAAGGCGGCATCGTGCCTACTCGTCGCTCGGTGTCTGCCGCCAAcaccaacggcggcggcctgcATGATCACGGCGGACGGCAAAGGGGATCCAAGGCGGACGGCACAGGCACACTGGACACCGAAGCCACCCGAACATCACTGTTTTCAGCCTCAATGCTCACGACGTCGCTTGACAGCGGCACGTtcatggcggtggcgccagcggcgtCCGCGTTCACTGCCGCTGATAAGGCTGGCGACTCAGCGGACGAAGGGATGCATGACCCCTCGGATGCGGACTTCTCTTCGTCCGCGCACAGCAACTCACGCATTAGCGTGGCCAACATCTCCCACCTGCTCGAGAGCGGCTCACCCAGTCTAGCGGGTGACCACAATGACAGCGAGGACGCTATGAGCGGCGCTATGGGTGACGCTCATGACGTTTCTGCGTGTAGCCGTGTGGAGGCATTCGACTCGGTTACCCTGGCTGGCGCCACTACCGCTGTGTCTGCCTCTGCGGCCCCAACTGCAGAGTCGGTAGCCGGCAGCCATCTGCccgcctccatcacctctgagggtggtggcgacgTCGGGACAGGAACGACGGTCCATTGtcagagcggcagcagcagcagcgcattggTTCCTAGCCACCTCTCAAGTGCCGCGACGGACGCTGGCGCCAGAGAGCCCCTCGTCACCCCGCTCGtcacctctgcctctgcgctgcccaccaccaAACTCTCTGAagtgagcggcggcgccggcggcgacagcgatgcGGTGCGTTGCAGTCTGGATGAAGCAGAAAAGTGGGGCACTACCCCCGTTCCTGAGGCCTGCGAAGGTGACacgaccgctgctgcgcggctggagcagcagcagctctacaAGCAACTGATTGGCAGTGTCGCCCCTGCGGTTCAGCAGGCTTTGCgtgaggcggagggcggCACCCTCTATGGCCCATCTCTTCGCGATGTCTACGCCCGTTGCTgtgaggcgcagcagtgccgcccgAACAGCTACTTGATGCTCAAGCTCCCGGTGCAGCCGGAGTTCACGTATTCCATCGAGGAGATCGACCTCAGCGCCAACTACGTCGGCCACAACGGCTTCGTCGccgtgctgcacctcctcgaaCACTTGCCTCGCCTCCGTGTTGTGTACTTCAACAACATGGCCTTGGATAACGTGGACGCGGAGAGCCTCTGCTACGTGCTAGCCACGAACCACACTGTGCGTGAGGTGCACCTGGAGCACAACCCCGGCATCTCGCTGCCCTCTGTGCGGCACTTCACCGCCCTTCTGCGCATGAACAGGCGCATTGAAGTTCTGAGGTTGGCAGGGACGCGTCTGAGTCCGACGCTGATTGTGaagttggaggaggaggcgagccACTCGCGGGATTGA